One segment of Porticoccus hydrocarbonoclasticus MCTG13d DNA contains the following:
- a CDS encoding alpha/beta fold hydrolase, translated as MQQTTVNGVRITYLDEGQGDVIIFLHGLGVSSRDWDGQIDYFRDHWRVIAPDFRGHGASDKPDSHYDISIHANDVLGLMDQLDIDRAHLVGLSMGGMVAFQIAAMAPQRLKSMTIINSGPALPDNTFAAKKMLWTRVLSIHLLGMHRYAHKVAQSMFPGEGKEALIDIFTRQIASNPKKVYLKNLKSLFGWGVLEHLADIEVPTLMLTGDRDYSPVAVKQAVVDAMKNAKLVVISDTGHGTPIEKPGETNEAIAHFIEAV; from the coding sequence ATGCAACAGACGACCGTCAATGGCGTCAGAATTACCTACCTGGACGAAGGGCAGGGTGATGTAATTATTTTTTTACACGGCCTGGGAGTCAGTAGCAGGGACTGGGATGGGCAGATCGATTATTTTCGCGATCACTGGCGGGTAATTGCCCCGGATTTTCGGGGGCACGGTGCGTCGGACAAACCCGATAGCCATTACGATATATCGATCCATGCCAATGATGTTCTCGGGTTGATGGATCAGCTGGATATTGACCGGGCACACCTTGTTGGCCTGTCCATGGGTGGGATGGTCGCTTTTCAGATTGCAGCCATGGCGCCACAACGCTTAAAAAGCATGACAATCATCAATTCTGGTCCCGCACTCCCCGACAATACCTTCGCCGCAAAAAAAATGCTCTGGACACGAGTGCTGTCAATTCACTTGCTGGGTATGCACCGTTATGCACACAAAGTAGCCCAGAGTATGTTTCCGGGGGAGGGGAAAGAGGCATTAATCGATATCTTTACGCGACAGATTGCTTCAAACCCCAAAAAAGTTTATCTGAAAAACCTCAAGTCCCTGTTTGGCTGGGGAGTTCTGGAACATTTGGCCGACATTGAGGTGCCGACCCTGATGTTAACGGGCGACCGGGATTATTCCCCTGTAGCGGTGAAACAGGCGGTGGTCGATGCCATGAAAAATGCCAAACTGGTGGTCATTTCCGATACCGGCCACGGTACACCGATTGAGAAGCCCGGTGAGACCAATGAAGCCATAGCACACTTCATTGAAGCTGTTTGA
- a CDS encoding COX15/CtaA family protein — MILLGGVTRLTGSGLSIVEWAPVSGVLPPLNEQEWQQTFDKYKQFPEYQKVNSGMSLPEFKRIFLYEYAHRLLGRLIGVLFLVPFLFFYFSHRIKPGLTPKLMVMFVLGGLQGLLGWYMVKSGLVDNPSVSQYRLTAHLGTAVIIYGYIIWVAFSLLYPPESDLEQGQPTCWRFAVALSGLVFLMILSGGFVAGTDAGYAYPTFPLMGDSFIPPGIYDTEPFWLAAFEDITTIQFNHRIFAYLLIVVILSFSISTLKHGNIRSEARVGVKLVLIMLALQVTLGISTLLLHMPVPLAAAHQGGAILLFTSVLFVCHRLGN, encoded by the coding sequence ATGATACTTTTGGGCGGTGTTACCCGGTTGACGGGTTCGGGGCTTTCCATTGTTGAATGGGCGCCCGTTTCCGGCGTTCTGCCGCCATTGAACGAGCAGGAATGGCAGCAGACCTTCGACAAATATAAGCAGTTCCCCGAGTATCAGAAAGTCAACAGCGGCATGAGCCTGCCTGAGTTCAAGCGAATTTTTCTCTACGAATATGCTCACCGTTTACTCGGTAGACTGATTGGCGTCCTATTTTTGGTGCCTTTTCTGTTTTTCTATTTTAGTCACCGAATCAAACCCGGGTTGACGCCAAAACTTATGGTCATGTTTGTTCTGGGAGGCCTGCAGGGTTTACTTGGTTGGTATATGGTCAAAAGTGGCTTGGTAGATAACCCGAGCGTTAGCCAATATCGCCTGACAGCTCACCTTGGTACTGCCGTCATCATCTATGGCTACATTATCTGGGTGGCTTTCAGCTTACTTTATCCACCAGAATCTGATCTGGAGCAGGGCCAGCCGACCTGTTGGCGTTTCGCCGTTGCCCTTTCGGGATTGGTTTTTTTGATGATTCTTTCCGGAGGTTTTGTCGCGGGTACTGATGCGGGATACGCTTACCCCACTTTTCCGTTAATGGGTGACAGTTTTATCCCCCCTGGTATTTATGACACAGAGCCTTTCTGGCTGGCGGCTTTTGAAGATATCACGACAATTCAGTTCAACCACCGGATATTTGCCTACCTATTGATAGTCGTGATTCTCAGTTTTTCGATCAGCACACTGAAACATGGCAATATTCGTTCGGAAGCCCGGGTAGGTGTCAAACTGGTACTTATAATGCTGGCGTTACAGGTTACGCTGGGTATTTCAACCCTGTTATTACATATGCCGGTTCCCCTGGCGGCGGCTCATCAGGGGGGTGCTATTCTGCTCTTCACCAGTGTGTTGTTTGTGTGTCACCGTTTAGGGAACTAA
- a CDS encoding c-type cytochrome translates to MKKLTGTILALVLTTATGHALAAGDIEAGKNKAMACAGCHGANGISNNDMWPNLAGQKAGYTAKQLRDFREGNRTDPVMSGMAKPLSDQDILDLAAYFASL, encoded by the coding sequence ATGAAAAAACTGACTGGAACTATCCTAGCATTGGTGCTGACAACTGCTACGGGCCATGCATTGGCTGCCGGTGACATAGAGGCTGGCAAAAACAAGGCTATGGCCTGCGCCGGTTGTCACGGTGCCAATGGCATCAGCAACAACGACATGTGGCCCAACCTGGCGGGCCAGAAAGCTGGCTACACCGCTAAACAACTAAGAGATTTCCGTGAAGGAAATCGTACTGACCCGGTAATGTCCGGTATGGCAAAACCCCTGTCGGATCAGGATATTCTGGATTTGGCTGCCTATTTTGCCAGCCTGTAG
- the nadB gene encoding L-aspartate oxidase yields the protein MKTPHCHDVLVIGSGAAGMTVALELADKYQIALISKSAIQSGSTWYAQGGIAAVFDTEDSIESHVEDTLEAGAGLCHEDAVRFTVENGPDAIRWLVKQGVQFTRNEDNVDYHLTREGGHSHRRILHTADATGKEVSSSLADRVLQHPNIQVFPSHVVVDLITQADRGSSRMRCTGAYVLDNEQDCVRVFQAKAVVLATGGASKAYLYSTNPDGATGDGIAVAWRRGCRVANMEFNQFHPTCLYHPNAKAFLVTEALRGEGAYLTLANGARFMDKFHPKAELAPRDIVARAIDFEMKRLGIDCVYLDISHRPKEFLKNHFPTVMAQCLKYGIDITKEAIPVVPAAHYTCGGIVVNQKGQTDLWNLYAIGETAFTGLHGANRMASNSLVECVVYGHSAASAIRESIESIPEPDKARPWDESRVTHSDEDVVIAHNWDELRRFMWDYVGIVRTRKRLARAHHRVKLLQKEIHEYYSNYKISRDLLELRNLVLVAELIIRSAEQRKESRGLHYTLDYPDLSTVAKDTIMVPINFAGQNFIVSKR from the coding sequence ATGAAAACCCCCCATTGTCATGATGTGTTGGTGATTGGCAGTGGCGCTGCAGGGATGACTGTGGCGCTTGAACTGGCTGATAAATATCAAATTGCGCTGATCAGCAAAAGTGCCATTCAGTCGGGATCTACCTGGTATGCACAGGGAGGCATCGCCGCTGTTTTTGATACTGAAGACTCTATTGAATCCCACGTTGAAGATACCCTGGAAGCTGGCGCCGGGCTGTGTCATGAAGATGCGGTGAGATTCACCGTTGAGAACGGGCCTGATGCCATCCGCTGGCTAGTCAAGCAAGGCGTTCAGTTCACCCGCAATGAGGACAACGTTGATTATCATCTGACACGGGAAGGTGGCCACAGTCACCGTCGAATTTTGCATACTGCCGATGCCACGGGAAAGGAGGTTTCATCTTCTTTGGCAGACAGAGTGCTTCAGCATCCCAATATTCAGGTTTTTCCCAGCCATGTGGTTGTTGACCTGATCACTCAGGCCGACAGAGGTTCCAGCCGCATGAGATGTACGGGAGCTTATGTGCTGGATAACGAACAGGACTGTGTCCGTGTTTTTCAGGCAAAAGCTGTTGTATTGGCAACCGGTGGTGCCAGTAAGGCTTACCTTTACTCCACCAACCCCGACGGTGCCACCGGCGACGGCATTGCTGTAGCTTGGCGTCGCGGTTGTCGGGTAGCCAACATGGAATTCAACCAGTTTCATCCCACCTGTCTCTATCACCCCAACGCCAAGGCTTTTCTGGTCACTGAAGCCCTGCGTGGTGAAGGCGCTTACCTGACGCTGGCCAATGGTGCGCGGTTTATGGACAAGTTCCATCCGAAGGCGGAATTGGCTCCCAGGGATATTGTTGCCAGAGCCATTGACTTTGAAATGAAGCGGCTGGGCATCGATTGTGTCTATCTGGACATATCACATCGGCCGAAAGAGTTTCTGAAAAACCACTTTCCCACGGTTATGGCTCAGTGCCTGAAGTATGGAATCGACATCACAAAAGAAGCCATTCCCGTGGTTCCCGCCGCTCACTATACCTGTGGTGGTATCGTGGTAAACCAAAAGGGTCAGACCGATCTTTGGAATTTATACGCGATTGGTGAGACAGCTTTTACGGGCTTGCATGGCGCGAACCGCATGGCCAGCAATTCGTTGGTTGAGTGTGTGGTTTATGGGCATTCAGCTGCCAGCGCCATTCGCGAAAGTATTGAGTCGATTCCGGAACCGGATAAGGCGAGACCCTGGGATGAAAGTCGTGTTACCCATTCAGATGAAGATGTTGTTATCGCGCATAACTGGGATGAGTTGCGCCGCTTTATGTGGGATTACGTAGGCATTGTCAGAACCCGGAAACGACTGGCCAGGGCTCATCACAGGGTTAAACTGCTGCAAAAAGAAATTCACGAATATTACAGCAACTATAAAATCAGCCGGGATTTGCTGGAGCTGCGCAATCTGGTGTTAGTGGCAGAGCTTATCATTCGTTCTGCAGAGCAACGCAAAGAGAGTCGCGGCCTGCATTACACACTGGATTACCCGGACCTGTCCACAGTCGCCAAAGACACCATCATGGTGCCAATCAATTTCGCCGGGCAAAACTTCATCGTCAGCAAACGTTGA
- a CDS encoding patatin-like phospholipase family protein — protein MTKIGLALGGGGAKGISHLLILETLEEMGLKPYFITGTSIGALIGAMYCAGMTTADIKQIFLQFSLRDNESLKHLVTRKHLFKWLDFISPQFRGRGLIRVENLLNYLFESVHATQFSELDTPLKVVASDFWSREQVVLQHGALIPAIRASMSLPGLFQPVTIDGQVLIDGGAVNPVPFDLLPDDCDITIAVDVIGTRTVSNKLPSLSEAVFNTYQIMQKSIIREKLAKEAPDIYIEPSVAAVRMLEFYKANLILNNGSKTKSELKRKLNRQLKQLQ, from the coding sequence ATGACAAAAATTGGACTTGCATTGGGGGGGGGTGGAGCCAAGGGCATCAGCCACTTACTGATTCTGGAGACACTGGAGGAAATGGGGCTTAAACCTTATTTCATCACTGGGACCAGCATCGGTGCATTAATTGGCGCCATGTATTGTGCTGGCATGACAACAGCAGACATCAAGCAGATTTTTCTCCAGTTTAGCCTTCGCGATAATGAATCGCTCAAACATCTTGTCACCAGGAAACACTTGTTCAAATGGCTGGATTTTATTAGCCCGCAATTTCGTGGCCGGGGACTGATTCGGGTTGAGAACCTCCTGAATTATCTCTTTGAATCTGTTCATGCTACCCAGTTCTCTGAACTTGACACCCCTCTAAAGGTTGTGGCATCGGACTTCTGGAGCCGGGAACAGGTTGTTCTTCAACATGGGGCGCTGATACCTGCCATTCGTGCCAGCATGTCTCTCCCCGGACTCTTTCAGCCAGTCACCATAGATGGACAGGTGCTGATAGATGGTGGCGCGGTAAACCCTGTGCCCTTTGACCTGTTGCCCGATGACTGTGACATTACGATTGCTGTTGATGTGATTGGCACGCGGACTGTATCCAATAAACTCCCATCCCTGTCAGAAGCCGTATTCAACACCTACCAGATCATGCAAAAAAGTATCATCAGGGAAAAACTGGCCAAGGAAGCCCCGGATATTTATATTGAGCCAAGTGTGGCGGCCGTGAGGATGCTGGAGTTTTACAAGGCGAATTTGATTCTCAATAATGGCTCAAAAACCAAGAGTGAACTGAAGCGCAAGCTCAATCGCCAGCTCAAACAGCTTCAATGA
- the purL gene encoding phosphoribosylformylglycinamidine synthase: MQIFPGNPVLSSFRQRQLLASLQSVDPAVESVYAEYRHFVDLVSPLSETEHLTLTSLLEYGPKIPPENNDGMLILATPRAGTISPWSSKATDILHNAGVKSIERIERGIAYYLKGDIDPDARVVLANTLHDRMVEMVYFDLQEAESLFHHQQPAPMISVPLLAEGRQALSRANISLGLALADDEIDYLVNCFNDLQRDPTDVELMMFAQANSEHCRHKIFNASWTIDGQKQEKSLFAMVKNTFEKSGEGVLSAYSDNASVIVGSHAGRFFPNPDSKIYQFTQEPVHLLMKVETHNHPTAIAPFAGAGTGAGGEIRDEGAVGRGSKPKVGLTGFSVSNLNIPGFECPWETDYGKPDRISSALDIMLEGPIGGAAFNNEYGRPNLCGYFRTFEQDFNGERRGYHKPIMIAGGYGNIREEHIEKKPFDSSCKLIVLGGPAMLIGLGGGAASSMSSGSSAEDLDFASVQRQNPEIERRCQEVIDQCWQRGNGNPIAFIHDVGAGGLSNAFPELVKDGGCGGRFELRDVPNDEPGMSPLAIWCNEAQERYVLAVRPEQLADFEEICQRERCPYAVVGEATSERHLLLNDRHFSARPVDLPMSVLFGKPPKMHRTAEKLTVTTAPFERTDIVLDDAIDRVLTHPAVASKSFLITIGDRSVTGMVVRDQMVGPCQVPVADCAVTTVSYDSYCGEAMAIGERSPVALLDAPASGRMAVGEAITNIAAAAIDRLADVRLSANWMCAAGHPGEDEKLFRTVQAIGEELCPKLGISIPVGKDSMSMRTTWEEQGQEKSVTSPLSLVISAFAPVSDVRKTLTPELRSDLRDTVLLYIDLGENRNHLGGSILAQTYSQLGDKPADLLSPEKLKAFFNAIQAANQSGEMIAYHDRSDGGLMTTLAEMAFAGNTGIRICLDELPGDALSVLFNEELGAVVQVLGDRAASFKQRFADIAIPVSVIATLDDTDSIEIYEDGDCLFSSGRTELLRRWSETSYEIQALRDNEDCARQEFDGLFFDNPGLSTALSYDINEDITAPYVNCGARPRAAILREQGVNGQMEMAAAFDRAGFETVDVHMSDILAGRVVLDSFKGLAACGGFSYGDVLGAGEGWAKTVLFNPLARAQFEQFFHRPDTFTFGVCNGCQMLSNLKSLIPGANHWPRFVRNLSEQFEARFSLVRVEKSPSVLLADMAGSHMPIAIAHGEGRVEFASSVDPEIFDGSGAVALRFLDNFLEIAETYPANPNGSPLGITGVTSEDGRATIMMPHPERVFRTVNNSWHPDDWKEDGAWLRLFRNARRFVD; this comes from the coding sequence ATGCAGATTTTTCCCGGAAACCCCGTACTTTCGAGTTTCAGGCAGCGACAGTTACTGGCGTCTCTTCAGTCAGTCGATCCCGCTGTGGAATCCGTTTACGCTGAATACAGACATTTTGTGGATCTGGTCTCGCCCCTGAGCGAAACCGAGCATCTGACACTGACGTCATTACTGGAATACGGCCCGAAAATCCCCCCTGAGAATAACGATGGCATGCTGATACTGGCGACGCCCCGTGCCGGAACCATCTCTCCCTGGTCGAGCAAGGCCACAGATATCCTTCACAATGCTGGAGTGAAATCGATCGAACGGATAGAGCGCGGTATTGCCTACTATTTGAAGGGTGATATTGATCCAGATGCCAGAGTAGTGCTGGCCAATACCCTTCATGATCGGATGGTGGAAATGGTCTATTTCGACCTGCAAGAGGCAGAGAGCCTGTTTCACCACCAGCAACCGGCACCCATGATCAGTGTCCCGCTGCTCGCAGAGGGACGGCAGGCGCTATCCCGCGCTAATATTTCATTGGGGCTGGCCCTTGCGGATGATGAAATCGACTATCTGGTGAACTGTTTCAATGACCTGCAGAGGGACCCCACCGATGTGGAATTAATGATGTTTGCCCAGGCTAATTCAGAGCATTGTCGCCATAAAATATTCAATGCCTCCTGGACAATTGACGGTCAGAAGCAGGAAAAATCCCTGTTTGCCATGGTCAAAAATACGTTTGAAAAAAGTGGTGAAGGTGTCTTGTCCGCTTATTCAGATAATGCGTCTGTGATCGTCGGCAGCCATGCTGGCCGATTTTTCCCGAACCCGGACAGCAAAATCTATCAATTCACGCAAGAACCTGTTCATCTCCTGATGAAGGTTGAAACCCATAACCACCCGACGGCAATTGCCCCCTTTGCCGGCGCCGGTACAGGTGCCGGCGGTGAGATACGCGATGAAGGGGCAGTAGGTAGAGGGTCTAAACCAAAAGTGGGTCTTACCGGCTTTTCAGTTTCCAATCTCAATATTCCCGGTTTTGAATGCCCATGGGAAACGGATTACGGCAAGCCCGACAGGATCAGCAGTGCCCTGGACATCATGCTTGAAGGGCCTATCGGTGGTGCAGCATTCAATAATGAGTACGGTCGACCCAATCTCTGTGGCTATTTCCGCACATTCGAGCAGGACTTTAATGGCGAACGCCGCGGCTATCACAAACCCATTATGATCGCTGGCGGTTACGGCAACATTCGTGAAGAACACATTGAAAAGAAGCCCTTTGATAGTAGCTGTAAACTGATTGTGCTGGGTGGACCGGCAATGTTGATCGGTCTCGGTGGCGGCGCCGCGTCATCAATGAGCTCCGGTAGCAGTGCCGAGGATCTTGATTTTGCCTCGGTACAGCGGCAAAACCCCGAAATTGAACGCCGCTGTCAGGAGGTGATCGACCAGTGCTGGCAGCGGGGTAATGGTAATCCCATCGCCTTTATCCACGATGTGGGTGCAGGCGGACTGTCCAACGCCTTCCCCGAGTTGGTAAAAGATGGTGGTTGCGGCGGCAGGTTTGAACTGCGCGATGTGCCCAATGATGAACCCGGCATGTCACCGTTGGCAATCTGGTGCAACGAAGCTCAGGAACGTTATGTGCTCGCCGTGAGACCTGAGCAACTGGCCGATTTTGAAGAAATTTGCCAGCGTGAACGCTGCCCCTACGCGGTTGTTGGCGAAGCCACTTCCGAAAGGCATTTGCTGCTGAACGATAGGCATTTTTCCGCCAGGCCGGTGGATCTCCCCATGTCAGTGTTGTTCGGTAAACCGCCGAAAATGCACCGCACAGCAGAAAAACTGACGGTCACAACGGCGCCTTTTGAGCGCACGGACATTGTGCTGGATGATGCCATCGATCGCGTGCTTACCCATCCGGCCGTGGCCAGTAAAAGCTTTCTTATCACTATCGGCGATCGCAGTGTTACCGGCATGGTTGTCAGGGATCAGATGGTGGGGCCTTGCCAGGTTCCTGTCGCCGATTGTGCCGTGACCACGGTCAGTTATGACAGCTACTGTGGTGAGGCAATGGCGATAGGCGAACGATCACCCGTTGCGTTGCTGGATGCCCCGGCATCGGGCCGCATGGCGGTTGGGGAGGCGATTACCAATATTGCGGCAGCGGCCATTGACCGGCTTGCGGACGTCAGATTATCCGCTAACTGGATGTGTGCCGCAGGCCATCCTGGCGAGGATGAGAAACTGTTCCGCACGGTACAAGCAATCGGTGAAGAGCTCTGTCCAAAATTGGGCATTTCGATTCCGGTCGGCAAGGACTCCATGTCCATGCGCACTACCTGGGAGGAACAGGGACAGGAGAAGTCGGTGACATCACCATTGTCACTGGTTATTTCTGCTTTTGCCCCTGTTTCTGATGTTCGTAAAACACTAACGCCGGAGTTGCGCTCCGACCTTCGCGATACAGTACTGTTGTACATCGATCTCGGCGAAAATCGCAATCACCTGGGGGGCTCAATCCTGGCTCAGACCTACAGCCAGCTGGGCGATAAACCGGCCGATTTGCTGAGCCCAGAGAAACTCAAAGCTTTTTTCAACGCTATCCAGGCCGCCAATCAAAGCGGAGAAATGATCGCCTATCACGATCGGTCTGATGGTGGTTTGATGACCACATTGGCAGAGATGGCTTTTGCCGGTAATACAGGTATCAGAATTTGCCTCGATGAGCTGCCAGGCGATGCACTATCGGTTCTATTTAACGAAGAACTCGGGGCCGTTGTTCAAGTACTTGGAGACCGGGCCGCTTCCTTTAAGCAGCGCTTCGCCGATATCGCCATCCCTGTCAGTGTCATAGCAACGCTTGATGACACTGACAGTATTGAGATTTATGAGGATGGCGATTGTCTGTTCAGTTCCGGCCGCACCGAATTATTGCGCCGCTGGAGTGAAACCAGCTACGAGATTCAAGCGCTTCGAGACAATGAAGATTGTGCCAGGCAGGAATTTGACGGGCTGTTTTTTGATAATCCCGGATTGAGCACAGCCCTCAGCTATGACATCAATGAAGATATTACCGCCCCCTATGTCAACTGTGGGGCCCGACCTCGCGCAGCTATACTCAGGGAGCAGGGAGTCAACGGACAGATGGAAATGGCCGCTGCATTTGATCGGGCCGGTTTCGAAACTGTCGATGTCCACATGAGTGATATCCTCGCTGGCCGTGTCGTTCTTGATAGTTTTAAGGGGTTGGCTGCCTGTGGTGGTTTTTCTTATGGCGATGTACTCGGTGCAGGGGAGGGGTGGGCGAAAACCGTACTGTTCAACCCTTTAGCCCGTGCACAGTTTGAGCAGTTTTTTCATCGGCCTGATACGTTTACTTTCGGTGTTTGTAATGGCTGTCAGATGTTATCCAATCTAAAATCCCTCATTCCGGGGGCCAATCATTGGCCTCGCTTTGTCAGGAATCTCTCAGAACAGTTTGAAGCACGGTTTTCCCTGGTAAGGGTAGAGAAATCACCCTCGGTTCTGCTTGCAGATATGGCGGGCTCCCATATGCCGATCGCGATTGCTCACGGTGAGGGGAGAGTGGAGTTCGCATCATCGGTGGATCCGGAAATATTTGATGGCTCCGGTGCGGTAGCACTGCGTTTCCTCGATAATTTCCTGGAAATTGCAGAGACCTATCCGGCCAACCCCAATGGATCACCTCTGGGCATCACGGGTGTGACCAGCGAGGATGGTCGCGCAACGATCATGATGCCACATCCAGAGAGAGTATTTCGGACAGTGAACAATTCCTGGCACCCGGATGACTGGAAGGAAGATGGTGCCTGGTTGCGGTTGTTCCGCAATGCCCGTCGATTTGTGGATTGA
- the ung gene encoding uracil-DNA glycosylase, producing MAEIQHIKLDPSWLVKLEDQFQLPYMVKLKQFLQAQKKAGKTIYPSGSNWFAAFDSTPFDKVKVVIIGQDPYHGDHQAHGLCFSVLPGVDIPPSLRNIFRELQQDCGIQPPQHGCLRGWAAQGVFLLNATLTVERGLAGSHQGQGWEQFTDRVIQLLNDERRGLVFMLWGSYAQKKGAIIDTDKHLVLKAPHPSPLSAHRGFLGCGHFSKANQYLKEQGLEPVDWQVHEVA from the coding sequence GTGGCAGAAATCCAGCATATCAAGCTCGATCCTTCCTGGCTGGTCAAACTTGAAGACCAGTTTCAGTTGCCCTACATGGTCAAGCTAAAACAGTTTCTGCAGGCCCAAAAAAAAGCGGGTAAAACCATCTATCCCAGTGGATCAAACTGGTTTGCAGCGTTCGATAGTACGCCTTTTGATAAGGTCAAGGTGGTAATTATCGGACAGGATCCCTACCACGGCGACCATCAGGCACATGGTCTTTGTTTCTCGGTGCTGCCCGGCGTGGATATTCCGCCATCCCTGCGAAATATTTTTCGGGAGTTACAGCAGGATTGCGGGATTCAGCCACCCCAACACGGTTGTCTGAGGGGCTGGGCTGCCCAAGGTGTATTTTTACTCAATGCGACATTGACCGTTGAAAGGGGCCTTGCCGGATCTCACCAGGGGCAGGGGTGGGAGCAATTTACCGACCGGGTAATACAATTGTTAAACGATGAACGTCGCGGGTTGGTCTTTATGTTATGGGGCAGTTATGCTCAGAAAAAGGGGGCTATTATCGATACCGATAAACATCTGGTGCTCAAAGCGCCGCACCCGTCGCCACTATCGGCCCATCGAGGTTTTCTGGGTTGCGGGCATTTTTCAAAGGCAAATCAGTACCTCAAGGAACAGGGCCTGGAGCCAGTGGACTGGCAGGTACATGAGGTAGCCTAG
- a CDS encoding FAD assembly factor SdhE: MERNRLFWASRRGMLELDLVLQPFLDDIYPTLETADQERYHKLLECEDQDMFGWFLRRETPEDPDLQKIVQIIRDSRSRPG, encoded by the coding sequence ATGGAAAGAAATCGACTATTTTGGGCAAGCCGACGCGGAATGCTGGAACTGGATTTGGTGTTGCAGCCTTTTCTGGACGACATTTATCCTACACTTGAAACGGCAGACCAGGAACGCTACCACAAACTTCTCGAGTGCGAAGATCAGGATATGTTCGGTTGGTTCCTCCGCCGGGAAACCCCGGAAGACCCTGACTTGCAAAAAATTGTGCAGATCATTCGTGACTCAAGATCCCGTCCCGGTTGA
- the ygfZ gene encoding CAF17-like 4Fe-4S cluster assembly/insertion protein YgfZ, producing MNDWQRYLSTQGAVINDDQIHFHESPTDFQALLAEDDGIMSPLLHQGLISVKGPDAARFLQGQITSDVLQLAVGESTSGARCNAKGRMLASFVLFHAENQHFFLQLHRSLITPLIDELAKYAVFFKVELSDISDRYCLLGSAGKSDEKISLTDTAYQYPLADGRKIFIVSAEKVPSVWEALRDTVKPVGTELWQLMDIRSGLGHVEVDTVDLFIPQMLNFQAIGAISFKKGCYTGQEVVARMKYLGRLKRRMYRIGVPAPKDRLLPGMPCYLQGQNQSVGHVVSTARCDTERLEMLVVLNEEAAGSDGLVIGIQPYSAIEKLSIPYEIK from the coding sequence ATGAACGATTGGCAAAGATACCTATCCACTCAGGGCGCGGTCATCAATGATGACCAAATACATTTCCATGAATCACCAACAGACTTCCAGGCATTGTTGGCAGAGGACGATGGTATCATGAGCCCTCTTCTTCACCAGGGTTTGATATCAGTAAAAGGCCCGGATGCGGCTCGTTTTCTGCAAGGCCAGATAACCAGTGATGTACTTCAGTTGGCAGTCGGTGAATCAACTTCTGGTGCCCGCTGTAATGCCAAAGGTCGGATGCTGGCCAGTTTTGTTCTGTTCCATGCAGAAAATCAGCACTTTTTTCTTCAATTACACCGCAGTCTGATTACCCCACTGATCGACGAGTTGGCCAAATATGCGGTGTTTTTCAAAGTTGAGCTATCTGATATCAGTGATCGCTACTGCTTGTTGGGGAGCGCCGGAAAATCTGATGAAAAAATTAGTCTGACTGATACGGCCTATCAGTATCCGTTGGCCGACGGCAGAAAAATATTTATAGTTTCCGCTGAAAAAGTACCGTCTGTATGGGAGGCACTACGCGATACAGTAAAACCGGTGGGAACCGAGCTCTGGCAACTTATGGATATCCGATCCGGCCTTGGCCATGTAGAAGTGGACACTGTTGATCTGTTTATACCACAAATGCTGAATTTTCAGGCGATCGGTGCAATCAGCTTCAAGAAAGGTTGTTACACAGGGCAGGAAGTGGTCGCACGCATGAAGTATTTGGGAAGGCTGAAGCGCCGCATGTATCGTATCGGAGTACCCGCCCCCAAGGATCGTTTGTTGCCGGGCATGCCCTGTTATCTGCAGGGCCAGAATCAATCTGTCGGACACGTCGTATCTACAGCGCGCTGCGACACTGAACGACTGGAGATGTTGGTAGTGTTGAATGAAGAAGCGGCAGGGAGCGATGGACTTGTGATAGGTATACAGCCGTATTCTGCTATTGAAAAACTGTCTATTCCATACGAAATTAAATAA